The Geomonas ferrireducens DNA segment TGAAGATGGGCGCCATGATGGGCTCGGGCGGCATGATCGTCATGGACGAGGACACCTGCCTCGTCGACATCGCCCGCTACTTCCTCGAATTCCTGAGCGACGAATCGTGCGGCAAGTGCGTTCCGTGCCGCGAGGGGATCAGGCAGATGCTCAAGGTGATGACCGACATCACCCAGGGAAGAGGGAAGGAAGGGGACATCGAGCTCCTCGAGAACATGGCGATGGCGACCCAGGGCGCCGCCCTCTGCGCACTCGGCAAGACCGCCCCGAACCCGGTTCTCTCCACCCTCAAGTACTTCCGCGAGGAGTACGAGGCCCACATCAAGGAGAAGCGTTGCCCGGCCCTTTCCTGCAAGGAGCTGATCGCCTTCCACATCGATCCCGAGAGGTGCAAGGGGTGTGGCAGTTGCCTGCGGAAGTGCCCGGCCAACGCCATCGAGGGGGGCAAGAAGACGATCCACGTCATCGACCAGGAGAAGTGCACCAAGTGCGGCACCTGCATCGAGGCCTGTCCGGCGGCCTTCCAGGCCATCGACAAGCTCTCCGGCGTGCCCGTCCCGGCCCCGGTCCCGCAGGAAAAACGGGCCTTGGCTTAGCTTAGGGCTCCTGAAAGGAATACAAAATGAGCGAATTCGTCCTGCAGATTGATGGGAAAGAGGTCACCGCCCGGGAAGGGATGACCATCGTAGATGCCGCGAAAACGGCGGGGATAAAGATCCCCACCCTTTGCCACCACGACCAGCTGGAGCCGTACGGCGCCTGCCGGATCTGCACTGTGGAGGCGGAGGCGAACGGAAGGAACCAGCTGGTCGCCGCCTGCGTCTACCCGGCCGAGAAGGGGATGGTGGTGCAGACCAAGACCGAGAAGCTGGCGAAGATCCGCAAGGTGCTCGTGGAGCAGATGATGGCCCACGCCCCCGACGCGCCGCAGCTCCTTGAGCTTGCCGAGGAGTACGGCGCGGACCGGGACCGCTTCGACAAGGACCCGTCCTTCTGCATCCTTTGCGGCCTCTGCGTCAGGTACTGCAACGAGGTGAAAAAGAAGAACGCCATCGGCTACATCGATCGCGGACCGCGCCGTGAGATCAGCTTCATCCCCGACGTTGCCGGGAAGGAGTGCTGGGACTGCAAGGAGTGTTTCCCGCTCTGTCCCACCTCGGCTCTGCAGGCCGCCTACGTCCTGACCGAGGCGCTCGCGACGCCGCCCGAGGAGGCGCAGGAGGCGGGTTGCGCCTGCACCAGCGGCTGCTCCGGGGGATGCGGCTCATAAGTTCTCACGTCCCCCGGGGAGGTACGGTGGGTGGAGTTCGTTGGGGTGCGGGTCTTCATCCGGCCTTCGTGCCGCCCCCCCGGGGGACGGGGGATTTAACATGAAAGGTTCTTTCGGAAACTCCTGGAACTCAAGAGAATGTTTCCTCGAAGCCGAAAGGACGCCCACAGGTCCCCCCCTTTGCGAAGGGGGGACAGAGGGGATTTGCTTCTAAGCAAAGCGAACCCCAAATCCCCCTAAACCCCCCTTCGCAAAGGGGGACTTGAAGAGCGCCCCCTCCTGATGATGAGGGGACATGGGGGATTTAGCCGAGCAAGCCCCGGCTCGCAATAAGAGAGTCAACTTACAAAATCCTGGTAAACCAGCAAACCAATAAAAAAGGAGGTCGTCATGCGGTTCGGGTTAACGGATGAACAAAAGATGATGCAGGATATGGCGAGGGATTTCGCGCAGAAGGAGATCCTTCCCACCCTGAAGGAGGACGAGGTCAACCATACCTTCCGTCCCGAACTGGTGAAAAAGATGGCCTCCCTCGGGTTCTTCGGCTGTGGTCTTCCCGAGGAGTACGGCGGCAACGGCTGCGGCTTCCTCGAGTCGGTGATCCTCGCCGAACAGCTCGCCACGGTGAGCGGCTCCTCCAGGCTTCCGCTCAACATGCAGAACATCGGCCCCTCCCTCACCGTCAACAAGTTCGGCACCAAAGAGCAGAAGGAACGCTTTATCCCCGACTGGGTAAGTGCAGAATCCTTCGGCTTTTTCGCCATCACGGAGCCGAACTCCGGCTCGGACGTCGTGAGCATGGGGACCACCGCCATCGACCGCGGCGACCACTGGGAGATCAACGGCCAGAAGATGTGGATCTCCAACGCCCATGTCGGCGATTGGGGCCTGCTATACGCCGTCACCGACCGCGCCGCGAAGTACAAGGGGCTCACCTGCTTCATCATCAACCTGAAGGGTAACGAGGGGATCATCACCGCCGCCATCGAGAGCAAGGTGGGGCTCCACTGCGCCCCGACCGGCGAGATCTCCTTCAACCAGGCCAAGATCCCCAAGGACTCGGTGCTCGGCGAAGTGGGGCAGGGTTTCCAGATCTGCATGTGGCAGCTGAACAACACCCGCATCAGCTGTGCGGCCGGTGCTCTCGGCATCGGCGCGGGTGCCATCGAGGCGGCCATCGGCTACGCCAACGAGAGGACCCAGTTCGGCAAGAAGATCGGTTCCTACCAGATGATCCAGGCCTCCATCGCCGAGATGGTCGCCGAGCACGAGGCGGCAAGGCTTCTCGTCTACCAGGCCGCGTGGCTCAAGGACCAGGGGCTTCCCAACCAGTACCAGACCTCCATGGCGAAGCTGTTCGCCTCCGAGGCCGCGGTGCACGCGGCGACCGAGACCATGAAGATCTTCGGCAGCTACGGCTTCTCCACCGAATACCCGGCCGAGCGCTGGCTGCGCGACTCCATGTCGCTTCGAACCGTCGAGGGGACGAGCAACATCCAGAAGACCATCATTGCCGGTTTCGCCCTGGGAGACGTGGTCAACCGCTAAACCACGACGCGCTGAAAGTTCCCTCCCCCGGAGGGGGAGGGTTAGGGAGGGGGAAAGCCTGAAAAACGGGCCCCCCCCCCCCCCCCCCCTCCTGGGGGAGGAGTGCAGGCACCATACAGCACCTAAATTCAACGAAAAAGGAACCCATCATGGCACGGAAGCAAACACCACTGCGCCCTTATTTCGAGAAGATGGCCGATATCGGCAAGGCACTGAGCGATGCGGAGGTAAAGCGTTCGCAGGAAAACGTGGAGCTCGTCAAGGAGCAGGTGGGAGTGCTCACCCGGGAGACCGAGCGCGTGAAAAACGCGGGCATCCCCGCCAAGAAGGTTCATGACCGCGGCGGGATGACCATCTACGACCGCCTGGAATACCTCGTTGATGCAGGGACCTGGTCCCCGCTGCACACGCTCTACAACCCGAAGGAGAACGAGGAAGGGTGCACCGGGGTCGTGAACGGCATCGGGCGCATCGAGGGTAGATGGGCGGTCATCATCGGCTTCGACAACAAGGTGATGGCGGGCGCCTGGATCGCCGGGCAGTCCGAGAACATCCTCATGGTCACCGACATGGCCAAGCGCCTGAACGTCCCGCTGGTCTGGCTCACCAACTGTTCCGGAGTGAAACTCATGGAGCAGGAGACGGTGTATGCCGGTCGTCGCTCGAGCGGCGCTCCCTTCTACCGTCATGCCGACCTGAACCACCTGGGCATCCCGATCCTCAACGGCATCTACGGCACCAATCCGGCCGGTGGAGGCTACCAGGGGATCAGCCCGACCATCCTGCTCGCCCATGACGGCGCCAACATCGCGGTAGGCGGCGCGGGCATCGTCGGCGGCATGAACCCCAAAGGGCACATCGACGTAGAGGCCGCGCAGGCCCTGATCGACGCCACCCGTAACTTCAAGGCGAAGGACCCGGGGCGCGTCGAGACCCACTTCGACCAGACCGCCTACTTCCGCGAGGTGCACGACACCGAAACCGGCGTCCTCGACGGCATCAAGGACTACATGCGCATGATGCCCGCATACGACCCGGCGATGTTCCGCGTCGCCGCCCCCGCACCCCCGAAATTCCCGGTCGAGGATCTCAACATGATCCTCCCCGCCAACCAGAAACGCCCCTACGACGCCATCCAGATCCTCGCGCGCCTCACCGACAACAGCGAATTCATGGAATACCGCCCCGACTACGGGCGCGAGGTCTACACCGGCATCGCCAAGGTGGACGGCTTCCCGGTCGCCTTCATCGGCAACCGCCAGGGGGTCTTCCCGGGGTACCCGGAGTACGCGAAGGGCGCCTACCCGGCGGTGGGGGGTAAGCATTACCGCGAAGGCCTCATCAAGCAGGCTGAGTTCGTGACGCTCTGCGGTCGCGACAACCTCCCGATCGTCTGGCTCCAGGACACCACCGGCATAGACGTGGGCGACCTCGCCGAGGAAGCCGAACTGCTGGCGCTGGGACAGTCGCTGGTCTACTCCATCGAGCAGACCGACCTCTCCATGATGTGCGTCGTGCTCAGGAAGGGGACGGCGGCGGCGCACTACATCATGTGCGGCCCGCAGGCGAACAACAATAACGCTTTCACCTTGGGGACGCCTCTCACCGAGATCTACGTGATGCACGGCGAGACCGCGGCCGCCGCCTCCTACGCGCGCCGCCTGGTGAAGGAGCAGGATTCCGGCAATGATCTCGCGCCGGTCATCGGGAAGATGAACCAGATGATCCAGGACTACCAGGAAAAGTCGCGTCCGGCCTACTGCGCCATCAGCGGGTTTGTCGACGAGATCGTCGAGCTTCCCGAGCTGCGCAGGTACATCCAGGCCTTCACCGGTGCGAACTACCAGAACCCAAAGTCGATCACCCCGGTGCACCAGATGCTACTGCCGAGGATCATCAGAGGATAAGTCCGGCGGCAAATCAGGAAGGCAAATCCCCTCTGTCCCCCCTTCGCCAAGGCTACGGGGGGCAGGCTCCCCCTTCGCAAAGGGGGGGACGCGGGGGCTCACGCAGCGCTACGTGGCAATTACACTGCCGCGTGCAGGGGGGCCGAAACTTCGTACGGGGAGCCAGGGCGTTTTTCCATGAAGCAGTGAGCATGGCCGAACGTTCCCCCCTTTGCGAAGGGGGGACAGGGGGGATTTGCTTTTGAGTCCCTCAGCTTAAATGCACCTTTATAAACAATCACTTCAGCAGTTTAACTTCACGCATAGTTACGGAGACGAAGATGGCCAAAACAACGAAACCTTTAGGCATCACCGAAGTCGTACTCAGGGACGCACACCAGTCCCTGTTCGCCACCCGCCTGCGCCTGGACGACATGCTTCCCATCGCTGAAAAGCTCGACCGGGTCGGCTACTGGTCCATCGAGATGTGGGGTGGCGCCACCTTCGACTCCTGTATCCGCTTCCTGGGCGAGGACCCTTGGGAGCGCCTGCGCGAACTGAAAAAGGCGATGCCCAACACGCCGCAGCAGATGCTCTTCCGCGGGCAGAACATCCTGGGCTACCGCCATTACGCTGATGACGTGGTCGAGAAGTTCGTCGAGCGTTCCGCGGTGAACGGCATCGACGTCTTCCGCGTCTTCGACGCCATGAACGACCCGCGCAACCTGGACACCGCCATCAAGGCGGTCATCAAGCAGGGTAAACACGCCCAGGGGACGCTCTCCTACACGGTGAGCCCGGTGGACACCATCCCCAAATGGGTGGACCTGGCGAGAAAAATCGAGGACATGGGGGCGCACTCGCTCTGCATCAAGGACATGGCGGGTCTCATGGCCCCCTACGCCGCCTACGACCTCGTCAAGGCGCTCAAGAAGGCGATCAAGATCCCGATCCACATGCAGTGCCACGCCACGACCGGCATGTCGACGGCGGCCTACGTGAAGGCGATCGAGGCGGGGGTCGAGAACGTCGACACCTCCATCTCCTCGATGAGCATGACTTACGGCCATTCCCCCACCGAGACCCTGGCCGCGATCTTCGCCGACACCGACAAGGCGACCGGCCTCGACACGGTACTCCTGCAGGAGATCGCTGACTACTTCACCGTGGTGCGCAAGAAATACGCGAAGTTCGAAGGCTCCCTCAAGGGGGTCGACGCCCGCATCATCACCGCGCAGGTTCCGGGCGGCATGCTCACCAACATGGAGAGCCAGCTGAAGGAGCAGAACGCCGGGCACAAGATGGACCTGGTGCTGGCCGAGATCCCGAAGGTCCGCGAGGACCTCGGCATGATCCCGCTCGTTACCCCGACCTCGCAGATCGTCGGCACCCAAGCGGTCATCAACGTCCTCACCGGCGAGCGCTACAAGTCGATGACCAAGGAGACCGCGGCGGTCCTCAAGGGTGAGTACGGAGCGACTTCGGCCCCGGTGAACAAGGAGCTGCAGCAGAAAGTTCTGGCGGGCGCCGACCCGATCACCTGCCGCCCGGCCGACCTCCTCAACGCCGAAATGGACAAGCTCACCGCCGAGCTGCGCGAGATCTCCAAGGAGAAGCACCTGAAGTTCGGCGACCACGAGGTGGAGGACGTGCTTACCTACGCGCTGTTCCAGCAGGTTGGCCTCAAGTTCCTGGAGCATCGCGACAACCCCGACATGTTCGAGCCGGTACCGACCGGTGAGGAAGCGGCCCCCAAGAAAGCGGCGGCGGCCGAGATCACCGGCGGCGACACCTACACCGTCACCGGCGGCGGCCAGACCTTCGTGGTGCAGGTGGCGAAGGCGACCGGTGCGGCAGCAGCCGCGGCAGCGGCAGCCTCCGCCGTCGGCGGCACGGCGCCGGCAGCGGCCCCGGTCGTGGCATCCGGCAAGACCATCGTTTCCCCGCTGGCAGGGAACGTCTGGAAAATCGAGTGCGAGCCGGGTCAGCAGGTGCAGGAAGGAGATCTCCTCCTGATCCTCGAAGCGATGAAGATGGAGAACGAGATCTTCGCCGACCGCGACGGTATCGTGGGCGCCATCCACATCGAGGAAGGGACCGCCGTCGACATCGGCGCCGCCCTGGTCACCATCGTCGGCACCGACGATGCCCAAGCCGCATCGGCCCCCGCAGCAGCAGCGACCGCAGCCGCCCCCGCCGAAGGAGGAGTAGTGGCGCCCCTGGCAGGCAACGTCTGGAAGATCGAGGTCGAGCAGGGGCAGGCGGTTCAGGCGGGCGATCTGCTTCTGATCCTGGAAGCGATGAAGATGGAGAACGAGATCTTCGCCGAGAAGGACGGCGTCGTCAGTCAGATCATGATCAAGGAAGGAAACGCCGTCGACATCGGCCAGCTGCTGCTGACCGTGCAGTAGTGCGGAGCAAGCCACGCCCATCATGCTGTTGATGGGGGCGTGGCCTACTAGGTGCTGAACACGCTCAAGCGTTCCCCCCTTTGCGAAGGGGGAGCCTGTCCCCCGTAGCCTTGGCGAAGGGGGAACAGGGGGGATTTGCTTCTAAACAAACTAACCCCAAATCCCCCTAAATCCCCCTTCGCAAAGGGGGACTTTAAAAGCCCCTTCTCAAAAGGGGACTTAAATCACTGAATCCTGTTGTCAATGCCACTTGCCTTGAAA contains these protein-coding regions:
- a CDS encoding 2Fe-2S iron-sulfur cluster-binding protein, which codes for MSEFVLQIDGKEVTAREGMTIVDAAKTAGIKIPTLCHHDQLEPYGACRICTVEAEANGRNQLVAACVYPAEKGMVVQTKTEKLAKIRKVLVEQMMAHAPDAPQLLELAEEYGADRDRFDKDPSFCILCGLCVRYCNEVKKKNAIGYIDRGPRREISFIPDVAGKECWDCKECFPLCPTSALQAAYVLTEALATPPEEAQEAGCACTSGCSGGCGS
- a CDS encoding acyl-CoA dehydrogenase family protein gives rise to the protein MRFGLTDEQKMMQDMARDFAQKEILPTLKEDEVNHTFRPELVKKMASLGFFGCGLPEEYGGNGCGFLESVILAEQLATVSGSSRLPLNMQNIGPSLTVNKFGTKEQKERFIPDWVSAESFGFFAITEPNSGSDVVSMGTTAIDRGDHWEINGQKMWISNAHVGDWGLLYAVTDRAAKYKGLTCFIINLKGNEGIITAAIESKVGLHCAPTGEISFNQAKIPKDSVLGEVGQGFQICMWQLNNTRISCAAGALGIGAGAIEAAIGYANERTQFGKKIGSYQMIQASIAEMVAEHEAARLLVYQAAWLKDQGLPNQYQTSMAKLFASEAAVHAATETMKIFGSYGFSTEYPAERWLRDSMSLRTVEGTSNIQKTIIAGFALGDVVNR
- a CDS encoding acyl-CoA carboxylase subunit beta, with amino-acid sequence MARKQTPLRPYFEKMADIGKALSDAEVKRSQENVELVKEQVGVLTRETERVKNAGIPAKKVHDRGGMTIYDRLEYLVDAGTWSPLHTLYNPKENEEGCTGVVNGIGRIEGRWAVIIGFDNKVMAGAWIAGQSENILMVTDMAKRLNVPLVWLTNCSGVKLMEQETVYAGRRSSGAPFYRHADLNHLGIPILNGIYGTNPAGGGYQGISPTILLAHDGANIAVGGAGIVGGMNPKGHIDVEAAQALIDATRNFKAKDPGRVETHFDQTAYFREVHDTETGVLDGIKDYMRMMPAYDPAMFRVAAPAPPKFPVEDLNMILPANQKRPYDAIQILARLTDNSEFMEYRPDYGREVYTGIAKVDGFPVAFIGNRQGVFPGYPEYAKGAYPAVGGKHYREGLIKQAEFVTLCGRDNLPIVWLQDTTGIDVGDLAEEAELLALGQSLVYSIEQTDLSMMCVVLRKGTAAAHYIMCGPQANNNNAFTLGTPLTEIYVMHGETAAAASYARRLVKEQDSGNDLAPVIGKMNQMIQDYQEKSRPAYCAISGFVDEIVELPELRRYIQAFTGANYQNPKSITPVHQMLLPRIIRG
- the oadA gene encoding sodium-extruding oxaloacetate decarboxylase subunit alpha, which encodes MAKTTKPLGITEVVLRDAHQSLFATRLRLDDMLPIAEKLDRVGYWSIEMWGGATFDSCIRFLGEDPWERLRELKKAMPNTPQQMLFRGQNILGYRHYADDVVEKFVERSAVNGIDVFRVFDAMNDPRNLDTAIKAVIKQGKHAQGTLSYTVSPVDTIPKWVDLARKIEDMGAHSLCIKDMAGLMAPYAAYDLVKALKKAIKIPIHMQCHATTGMSTAAYVKAIEAGVENVDTSISSMSMTYGHSPTETLAAIFADTDKATGLDTVLLQEIADYFTVVRKKYAKFEGSLKGVDARIITAQVPGGMLTNMESQLKEQNAGHKMDLVLAEIPKVREDLGMIPLVTPTSQIVGTQAVINVLTGERYKSMTKETAAVLKGEYGATSAPVNKELQQKVLAGADPITCRPADLLNAEMDKLTAELREISKEKHLKFGDHEVEDVLTYALFQQVGLKFLEHRDNPDMFEPVPTGEEAAPKKAAAAEITGGDTYTVTGGGQTFVVQVAKATGAAAAAAAAASAVGGTAPAAAPVVASGKTIVSPLAGNVWKIECEPGQQVQEGDLLLILEAMKMENEIFADRDGIVGAIHIEEGTAVDIGAALVTIVGTDDAQAASAPAAAATAAAPAEGGVVAPLAGNVWKIEVEQGQAVQAGDLLLILEAMKMENEIFAEKDGVVSQIMIKEGNAVDIGQLLLTVQ